From one Microbulbifer sp. A4B17 genomic stretch:
- a CDS encoding serine/threonine-protein kinase gives MDVVALEKTEEYQGRYRVERTLGAGGMGVVYLAEDIKLGRKVAIKQLRSDMTGNSAEARFRSEAQLLARLNHPNIVRLYDVIEKDHSIALVMELVEGVTLKEWMRENSPTLAEKLDLLMQICQGLSKAHCLGIIHRDLKPENILVTTDGTAKISDFGIAKALDCDQDLTREDHIAGSVQAMSPEQLQGAKLDARSDLFSLGAIAYELLCDSKPFERGDKSALAFAQQITQSPHVPPQQSWPDIPKPLAALLDRLLGKRPQQRPESAQQVYEALDLVYKHGIDASTRQYSETVTQLLIKPKQKRGLATFFFLALAISCAAVVWGWKAFTQLPPQYIAVLPVEINGSISGGADEKMLVEAMVRQGLQSTPAQLKSSALVSYTPSKDTSHEEQLQILHNKGVTDALLANVNCIQLRCSIELQRINPADSQIRDQTSFLFLSDKRQQAEYTIGNNAVELFAQSYRRESHKESKMEPEDYNSYLAVLAKLDSENNVGNGDLEILEQLIGKYPTNTNLYTSYTSTAMAIWGATSDNKLLSRALGILTSADGFGVDKTAILEAKFAVKSVSDDRQGFLVILKKLEAEDHPSAHLLTQFTRYQYMQGNYEQSLEYAKEAAALNPSFNNEYYVAVNTLQLGRYDAAREILQSMVETYPGRWKAYNLLSVIELEKGNLKVAEELIGKVPVGSRDWSTRSNLGTIFFLQKRYTEALAEYQSILAEYSDNIQMNIQVAECYIMLSDRETAKKYFSKVIDLTETNTDITSRRYRAQALANVGRIAESIALIKELIHISPESTYINKTAANIYALAEEWQSANYHLEELLNQGMSINFLFLPEYQTLCTQPHVSKGVQKAICN, from the coding sequence ATGGACGTAGTTGCGTTGGAAAAAACCGAGGAATATCAAGGCCGTTACAGGGTTGAACGCACCTTGGGTGCCGGCGGTATGGGCGTTGTTTACCTGGCTGAGGATATAAAACTTGGGCGCAAAGTAGCTATAAAACAGCTTCGATCCGACATGACCGGCAACTCTGCTGAGGCCCGCTTCCGCAGTGAAGCGCAGTTACTCGCACGACTAAACCACCCCAATATTGTACGACTGTATGATGTTATAGAGAAAGATCACAGCATTGCTTTGGTAATGGAGCTTGTTGAGGGAGTTACTCTAAAAGAGTGGATGCGTGAAAATTCACCAACCTTGGCAGAAAAGTTAGATCTACTGATGCAAATCTGCCAAGGCCTGAGCAAAGCCCACTGCCTAGGTATTATTCATCGGGACCTTAAACCTGAAAATATTTTAGTCACAACAGATGGCACAGCCAAGATCAGTGACTTTGGCATTGCCAAAGCCCTGGACTGCGATCAAGATTTAACCAGGGAAGACCATATTGCCGGCAGCGTACAAGCTATGTCTCCTGAACAGCTGCAAGGGGCAAAATTGGATGCTCGCAGTGACTTATTTAGCCTTGGAGCTATTGCCTATGAGCTATTGTGCGACTCAAAACCTTTTGAGCGTGGAGATAAGAGCGCTCTCGCTTTTGCTCAGCAAATTACCCAAAGTCCTCACGTCCCTCCGCAGCAATCATGGCCCGACATCCCCAAACCACTTGCTGCACTCTTAGACCGACTACTAGGAAAGCGTCCTCAACAGCGTCCTGAATCTGCACAACAAGTTTACGAGGCTTTAGATCTTGTATACAAGCATGGGATTGATGCCAGCACGCGACAATACTCAGAAACGGTTACTCAATTACTAATCAAACCCAAACAGAAAAGAGGTCTTGCTACTTTCTTTTTTCTAGCTCTGGCTATTTCCTGCGCAGCTGTTGTCTGGGGCTGGAAAGCCTTTACGCAATTACCGCCACAGTATATTGCCGTCCTTCCAGTTGAAATTAATGGATCAATTTCCGGAGGTGCCGACGAAAAAATGTTAGTTGAGGCCATGGTACGCCAAGGACTTCAAAGCACCCCCGCTCAACTCAAGTCCAGCGCACTGGTAAGTTACACACCCTCAAAAGACACCAGCCATGAAGAGCAGCTCCAAATCCTACATAATAAGGGAGTCACGGATGCATTACTCGCAAATGTAAACTGCATTCAGCTGCGCTGTAGCATAGAGCTTCAGCGTATCAATCCTGCTGACAGCCAAATCCGGGATCAAACTAGCTTTCTATTTCTTAGCGATAAACGACAGCAAGCTGAGTACACTATTGGAAATAACGCCGTAGAGCTTTTTGCGCAAAGCTATAGGAGAGAATCCCACAAAGAATCAAAGATGGAGCCAGAAGATTATAATAGCTACTTGGCTGTACTTGCCAAACTCGACAGTGAAAATAATGTTGGCAATGGTGATCTTGAAATCCTTGAGCAGCTTATAGGTAAATACCCAACCAACACAAATTTATATACGTCTTACACTTCAACAGCTATGGCTATTTGGGGAGCTACAAGCGATAACAAACTGTTATCTAGAGCCTTAGGTATATTGACAAGTGCTGATGGTTTTGGCGTAGACAAAACAGCTATCCTGGAAGCCAAGTTCGCCGTTAAATCCGTCAGTGATGATAGGCAAGGTTTCCTTGTCATTTTGAAAAAGCTTGAAGCCGAAGATCACCCCTCAGCTCACCTACTGACACAGTTCACTCGCTACCAATACATGCAAGGAAATTACGAGCAGAGCCTAGAGTACGCCAAAGAAGCTGCGGCACTCAACCCATCCTTCAACAATGAATATTATGTAGCGGTCAATACACTACAACTAGGCCGTTACGACGCTGCACGAGAAATCCTGCAAAGCATGGTAGAGACCTACCCTGGTAGATGGAAAGCATATAACCTCTTAAGTGTAATAGAACTCGAAAAAGGTAACCTAAAAGTAGCTGAAGAGCTAATCGGCAAGGTACCAGTAGGGTCTCGCGACTGGTCCACACGGTCCAACCTTGGCACTATTTTCTTTTTACAAAAAAGATATACCGAAGCACTCGCTGAATATCAAAGCATCTTAGCGGAGTACTCAGATAATATTCAGATGAATATACAAGTTGCTGAATGCTACATTATGTTATCCGACCGTGAGACAGCTAAAAAGTATTTTTCAAAGGTTATTGACTTAACCGAAACCAATACTGACATCACAAGCAGAAGGTATAGAGCTCAAGCCTTAGCTAATGTTGGGAGAATCGCGGAATCAATCGCTCTGATTAAAGAGCTAATACATATTTCACCAGAAAGCACCTACATTAATAAAACAGCAGCCAATATTTATGCCCTAGCTGAAGAGTGGCAGTCAGCTAACTACCACCTTGAGGAACTACTGAACCAGGGCATGAGTATTAATTTTTTATTTTTACCCGAATACCAAACACTATGCACACAACCTCATGTATCGAAAGGAGTACAAAAAGCAATCTGTAATTAG